ACTGCAGGTGATGAGGAGGAAATCGCGGAGTCTGCGTTTGAGGATGCGGCTTTGGCATCGATTCGTTTGCTGGCGATTGGTGACCAAGAAGCATTCCCGTATCGCCGTGTGGTGGTGTCGGTGGATGTTCCTGATGAGGTGATTACTCTTCGGCCGGATCTCGGCGAGTCTGTTGTGGTGTTGGATCCTGCGGTTGTGGGCTTCGATTCTGTTGCAGCGATTCACGTGGATGTAGAAGGCTCGGAAGCTGCCACGGCTAAGGCTATTGAGGTTATCGATGCCGCTGATTTGGGCGATGAGGATGCCGAGTTGGCGGTAGGTGATGCTTTGGATAATTTCTTGGCGTGGTACGACCCATCAGAGTTGTCGGCTTTGGTGGATCTGCTGTAGATCATCTTTTTTAAGGCGCACTCTTGTCACGATTGTGGCAGGGGTGCGTTTTTGTGTTTTCCCTGTTCAGGTTGCGCATATTTACCCTCACGGGGTTAGTTCTCCACAGGGGTTGACCAGCAGGTTTTGAAGTGCCCCAGGTTTTGTTCCGTTTGAGTAGATGGGAAAATCTGGGGTACTTCACTTCTAGCATAGAGAATTAACTCTTAAGCTACGCTAGCCCTAACTTCAGCGCATTATCGCTTATAGCTGAAAGTAGAGCTTTGTTCCCATCTATCTGCTGGGCATTTGCCCGTTTTCTTCTTGTTGAGGAGGGGGTGTCTCGGGTTGATGTTCCGAAGCTCAACATGCATCCGGACAATAGGAAACCGCTGATTTGTAAGTGGGTGGCCCAATTTCCACCGCCACCGGAAACAACAAGGAAAATAGTAAACGTGATAGCGGCTAGACAATGAATGGCAAGACGACTATGTGCTCGCAGCTGTCGATTTTTTGGCCATACTTTATTAACGAACCAGCTCACTGCTGAAAGAATCAAATAAAAAATTATCCCAGCTAGTATCCCCCGGAACTATATAGAGCATGTTTTCCCTTCTTCAACAGAGAGTTTGGACTCTAACCAGTAAAATTCTAGAAGTCTCAATATGTCTTGCAAACCCATTAACTAGGATTGATTGGCTCTTGGGTAGAGCTTTTTGCGGACTCCGAAACAGCTACATCGCTTTTTGTCTTATCACCAGCCGGTGTTTCTGTTGCCAAGTCTGAAGTTTCTGTCGCGGTAGCCGGATTCGTTTCTCCAAGGGTTTGCTCCAGTTTGGCGTCTTCTGTGTCGACTGGGAACAAAGGAACCTCGTTCGTAATCTTGGAAGTATCTACGGTTGTTGGATTAACAACTTCTATTTCTTCCATTCCCGGATCATTCGAAGGGATAATCGTATCCTCAGGCGATATGGAGCGGAAAGACCGAATCAAAGGAGTGAATTTGTCACTGGTGATGTAGGTTGTCGGCGAATTGTTGATTCGTTTCTGTAGATTTTGTGAAAACTTTGACCACGAATATCGAGCAACAGTTTCCGAATTCAATGGACCCAAATATGACGCGTTGGATACTGGACCGGAAGCCTGTACTCGAAGGCGGATATTCGTTGCCCCGTTGTAGCTGTAAGTCGTGAACTTAAAGTTGATCAGGTGATCCGCTCCCTCAGGATGTCCTTCTAATGAGCGAATGCTGAAACCATCTGCCGAGATTGCTTCGATTTTGACTGGAGCTTTTGTACCGCCCACTGTGTCTAGTTCACAGTTGGCCCCAACATAGAGTTCATCAGGACACCCAGTGAACGTGAAATTCATCGGCTGTAGCAGATGGCGTAGCAACGAGGGAAAGGGAAGAGAGGGGCTGCACAGGTAGTTAGAATGAGACGTCTAATCTTCATTTTATCCTCAGGGGGAACTGATTGGTTTAGAGATGAGAATTACGTTGACTTCAACTATTGATTATTGTGGTTCTAAGTTTGCTTTCGGATTAATAGCTAAGGTCAACGATCGGTGTAGTTAAAATTGAGATTGTTATCCGGGGAACAGGGCGCAGTTCATTGCGCCGCGAGGTAGAGAAATTGCGGGCGGAAAACGCGTATTTTAAAAAAATGCGGGACTTGAGGAACCAACGACGAGGTTAAAAGCCGAGGTCATTGTCATCTGCTAAGTCAACTCATCGATTGGGTGATCTGTTGGTTGTGGCAGGTCTTTGCCCGGTCAATCCTGTTGTACAGCGTTATCTCCCTTACCCACTACAGTCTTGACGTCACAGTCTCTGCGTGACGCCATTGCGCAGCAATCACCAGGGCAAGGACTATTTGTGCATACAGGTCAAGGGATCCAGTACCAGCATTTCAGCTGATGTGGGCTCATCGCAAGCATCGGTGGAGTGCAGTCAATGTCAAAGAAAGGCAACTGCTATGGCAATGCGGTGATGGGAAAACTTCTTCGGGTACTTAAAGATTGAGATGTGCCACGGTGAATCTTTTAGCAGCCTGTAGGAGTTCTACAAAGCAATCGATGATGATATCTACTGGTACAACCATGAACGCATGCAGAAGCGACTCAAGGGTCTGACTCCGATGTGCTATCGGAACCAGATCCTTGAATCCTTCACCACATAGGATAAAACCAGTCCAACTTCCGGGGGACATGTTCAGCATGAGGGGTAGGGGGTGGTCTTTCTTAGGACAGATACTTTTCTCTCCAAATGTTTGACGGGAAAACCTACGCTGACGTAACATGCATACTCACTTCGGTTACTTAACCGTAGGTTACGTTTGGGAAGGGAAGAATGTCATGGCACGGACGTCGAAAGATCGTCTCTCAAAAGTGCGAAAAATCCTCGGCAGATTTACCACCCCACTTCTGCCAGATGATTACTCGGTGCTGATTAACCCACGCTGGTCAACCCGCGAACTTCGTGGAACTATCGCAACTGTTCGTCGAGAAGCAGACGTTGTCCATCTTGACATCGTGCCAGGCTGGGGTGTGCCCACTGAGTTTGAGCCTGGTCAATTTATCGGAATCGGCGTGGAAGTAGATGGTCGTTATATTTGGCGCAGCTATTCACTGACCTGCACACCGACAACCTCTGACTCATTGTTATCGATCACAGTGCGCGCGGTAGAACACGGCAAACTCTCAAATCACTTAGTAGGCCACGCTACTCCAGGAACAACGGTGCGGTTGTCGGCACCCGCTGGCAATTTTCATCTCCCCACTCCGTTGCCGCCAAAACTTGCCTTGATTGCCGCTGGAACGGGCATCACTCCGATTATCTCCATGTTGCGCACGATGGCTGAGCGCAAGCAGTTTGCTGAAACTGATGTGGTGTTGGTGTATTCGATACGCGATCGCGCCCATGGGCTGTTTCTTGAGGCGCTAGCGCGGATGGCAACGCAACACCCGCAGCTGCGTGTGGTGGTACAAGAGACTTCCTCACAGTGGCGGGTGACACCGGAGACCGTGGCGTCGATAGTTCCTGATATTACGAGCCGCACCGTGTTCGCCTGCGGTCCTTCCGCCATGCTTGATGCTTACGAGTCATGGGCGAGCGCGAATCACGTGGATCTCACGACTGAGCGGTTTCTGCTCGATCGGAAGGCCACGACAGCACAGGGCGGCACGGTGAGCTTTGGGCAGCGTGCCAGTGTGCTTGTCGACGGCGCCACCACGGTGCTCGAAGCAGGAGAGCAGGCGGGAGTACAGCTTCCTTTCGGTTGCCGTATGGGGTTGTGTCACACCTGCGTGCGTCCGCTGACTAACGGCCACGCAACCAACCTTGTCACTGGCGAGACTCATGAACCGGGGTCACGTATTCGTACCTGCGTGTGCGTAGCAGCAGGCGACATCACCATCGAAGCATAGGACGGAACACTCTCATGGCAATCGACAACATTAAAGCGTATGCACACTTAAGCGACGCAGACATCGAAGAAATCGGTCGTCGCCTAGATCAGATCAAAGCAGAGGTAACGCAGTCACTAGGTGCTCGGGATGTGACCTACATCAAGCGCTTGATTCGTACTCAACGTAGCCTTGAGGCAGCTGGTCGATTCGCGCTGTTGTTTGCGGGAAATAAAAAGTGTTGGTGGCTCGGAACAGGGTTGCTCAGCACTGCGAAAATCCTAGAAAACCTCGAAATCGGGCATAACGTGCTTCATGGACAATGGGATTGGATGAATGATCCCGAAATTCACTCCACCACATGGGAGTGGGACATTGTCTGCCCATCATCACAATGGATGCACTCCCATAACTTTGTTCATCACACCTACACCAATGTGCTGGGAATGGATAACGATGTGGGATACGGAATCTTGCGCGTCACCCGCGACAGAAAATGGACAGCACTACATGCTTTCCAACCAGTGGTGAATACCGTATTGGCAGCCATGTTCCAGTGGGCGGTGGGGTACTACGACGTGGAACTTGGGCGCTATCTGACTAAACGCGCTGATTGGAATGACACAAAAGACAAATTCTGGGAGACCACAAACAAAGCAGGTCGTCAGCTCGCTCGCGACTACGTTTTCTATCCGGCGCTTGCCGGAAAAGCCTTTCCGCAGGCAGTGAAGGCAAATGCGGT
The sequence above is drawn from the Corynebacterium rouxii genome and encodes:
- a CDS encoding DUF6912 family protein, whose translation is MRVYLPATFSILQELDAQGSIVARSGYGFAVTPALRDFYTAGDEEEIAESAFEDAALASIRLLAIGDQEAFPYRRVVVSVDVPDEVITLRPDLGESVVVLDPAVVGFDSVAAIHVDVEGSEAATAKAIEVIDAADLGDEDAELAVGDALDNFLAWYDPSELSALVDLL
- a CDS encoding fatty acid desaturase family protein, which gives rise to MAIDNIKAYAHLSDADIEEIGRRLDQIKAEVTQSLGARDVTYIKRLIRTQRSLEAAGRFALLFAGNKKCWWLGTGLLSTAKILENLEIGHNVLHGQWDWMNDPEIHSTTWEWDIVCPSSQWMHSHNFVHHTYTNVLGMDNDVGYGILRVTRDRKWTALHAFQPVVNTVLAAMFQWAVGYYDVELGRYLTKRADWNDTKDKFWETTNKAGRQLARDYVFYPALAGKAFPQAVKANAVANLVRSVWAYSVIFCGHFPDEAETFTKEQFKNEDHNQWYLRQMLGSANFYGGKLLTIMSGNLNYQIEHHLFPDMPSNRLAEVGEKVRALCDEYDLPYNVDSFPAQLFKVQKTLLKLTLPNKYLVASPDNAPEVRSNRAFSQNPEIENQLAGGCNGSGLRTGLKLLKRLRPSIKDAILIYTGRRPRGNQQR
- a CDS encoding ferredoxin reductase, giving the protein MARTSKDRLSKVRKILGRFTTPLLPDDYSVLINPRWSTRELRGTIATVRREADVVHLDIVPGWGVPTEFEPGQFIGIGVEVDGRYIWRSYSLTCTPTTSDSLLSITVRAVEHGKLSNHLVGHATPGTTVRLSAPAGNFHLPTPLPPKLALIAAGTGITPIISMLRTMAERKQFAETDVVLVYSIRDRAHGLFLEALARMATQHPQLRVVVQETSSQWRVTPETVASIVPDITSRTVFACGPSAMLDAYESWASANHVDLTTERFLLDRKATTAQGGTVSFGQRASVLVDGATTVLEAGEQAGVQLPFGCRMGLCHTCVRPLTNGHATNLVTGETHEPGSRIRTCVCVAAGDITIEA